One Tepidimicrobium xylanilyticum DNA window includes the following coding sequences:
- a CDS encoding SigB/SigF/SigG family RNA polymerase sigma factor, with protein MIIDKNIESWNPKEIKKMDTKTLFKRFKETKNSKIREELIERHLYIAEILSKKYTNRGIDYDDIYQVASIGLIYAIDRYDVDKGFEFSSFATPTIIGEIKKYFRDKGWTIRVPRRIQELSKKINNAKMVLSQELQRTPTVEDIAEYLNSTEEEILEAMEGSKVYTPQSLDVAYDSNGDDKDVNLADIIGEEDTYFNRIENNDFLKRSMEKLNEMEKKILIERYFNNKTQVSIANELNISQMTVSRVEKKIIEKFRKEMKKTLG; from the coding sequence ATGATAATAGATAAAAACATTGAAAGTTGGAATCCAAAAGAAATAAAGAAAATGGATACCAAGACTCTATTTAAAAGATTTAAAGAAACAAAAAATTCAAAGATAAGAGAAGAACTTATAGAAAGACATCTTTATATAGCAGAAATATTATCAAAAAAATATACGAATAGAGGCATAGATTATGATGACATATACCAAGTTGCATCCATTGGCCTTATTTATGCTATAGATAGATATGATGTAGATAAGGGTTTTGAATTTTCTAGCTTTGCAACCCCTACTATTATAGGTGAGATTAAGAAATATTTTAGGGATAAGGGCTGGACTATTAGAGTACCAAGAAGAATACAGGAATTGTCAAAGAAAATTAATAATGCTAAGATGGTTTTGAGTCAGGAATTACAAAGGACTCCAACAGTGGAGGATATAGCAGAATATTTGAATTCCACAGAAGAAGAAATACTAGAAGCTATGGAAGGAAGTAAAGTATATACCCCTCAATCTTTAGATGTTGCTTATGATTCAAACGGAGACGATAAAGATGTTAATTTAGCTGATATCATTGGAGAAGAAGATACTTACTTTAATAGAATAGAGAATAACGATTTCTTAAAAAGAAGTATGGAAAAGCTTAATGAGATGGAGAAGAAAATACTTATAGAAAGATATTTCAATAATAAAACACAGGTGTCCATTGCAAATGAGTTAAACATTTCTCAAATGACTGTATCCAGAGTGGAAAAGAAGATTATAGAAAAGTTTAGAAAGGAAATGAAAAAAACTTTAGGGTGA
- a CDS encoding ATP-binding protein, whose amino-acid sequence MKNDIFKLTIPSKPDYISVARLTSSAIANKIGFNIDDIEDIKVSIAEACINSLSRSECINIEFEIRDDKFIMRVENVSADYQEEDINKEMELGILIIKSLMDEVNFSEKGVEMIKFIEDGSI is encoded by the coding sequence ATGAAAAACGATATCTTTAAACTTACCATTCCAAGTAAACCAGATTATATATCTGTTGCCAGATTAACTTCTTCAGCAATTGCAAATAAAATTGGATTTAATATAGATGATATTGAAGATATAAAAGTGTCCATAGCAGAAGCGTGTATTAACTCCTTAAGTAGAAGTGAATGTATAAATATTGAATTTGAAATAAGAGATGACAAATTCATAATGAGAGTGGAAAATGTATCTGCTGATTATCAAGAAGAGGACATAAATAAGGAGATGGAACTTGGAATTTTAATAATTAAATCTTTAATGGATGAAGTTAATTTTTCTGAAAAAGGGGTTGAAATGATAAAATTTATAGAGGATGGTAGTATATGA
- a CDS encoding STAS domain-containing protein: MSLDVNIGFNEERDIWVVLPEGEIDIYTSPKFKSKLMEALDDRKSDILIDGKKLDYLDSTGLGTLISILKKAKESDNKVYLKNIKPNIRKLFDITELDKIFEFEE; this comes from the coding sequence ATGTCTTTAGATGTAAACATTGGTTTTAATGAAGAAAGAGATATATGGGTGGTTTTGCCGGAAGGGGAAATTGATATATATACATCTCCAAAGTTTAAAAGCAAATTAATGGAGGCTTTAGATGATAGGAAATCGGATATATTGATAGATGGTAAAAAATTAGATTATCTAGACAGTACTGGCTTAGGTACATTGATAAGTATATTGAAAAAAGCAAAGGAAAGCGATAATAAAGTATATTTGAAAAATATAAAGCCTAATATTAGAAAACTATTCGACATAACGGAATTGGATAAGATATTTGAGTTTGAGGAGTGA
- the gyrA gene encoding DNA gyrase subunit A: MDRDKENIIEINIEDEMRSSYLDYAMSVIVSRALPDVRDGLKPVHRRILYAMNELGMTPDKPYRKSARIVGDVLGKYHPHGDSSVYFAMVRLAQDFNTRYPLVDGHGNFGSIDGDSPAAMRYTEARMTKLALEMLRDINKDTIDYRPNFDETLKEPTVLPSRFPNLLVNGSSGIAVGMATNIPPHNLSEIIDGIVMLIDNPEADVEDLMKVIKGPDFPTGAVIMGKDGIKNAYKMGRGKITIRAVAEIEEGNRGRDRIVVTEIPYQVNKAKLIEKIAELVRDKKIEGISDLRDESDREGMRIVIELKRDANPNVVLNNLYKQTQLQTTFGIIMLALVDNEPKILNLKQALNYYLDYQKEIIIRRTKFDLNKAEERAHILEGLKIALDNIDEIIDIIRSSKEDSTAKERLMQAFSLSEKQAQAILDMRLRRLTGLEREKLEEEYESLIKEINRLKEILANERLIYEIIKEELLNIKDNYGDERRTRIVPKVDEIDIEDMIEEEDVIITLTHQGYIKRMPEATYKIQRRGGKGITGITTKNEDFVENLFITSTHDSILFFTNKGKVYLLKAYEIPEGKRQARGTAIVNLLNMAKSETISAVIPIEKYNPNINLVFVTKNGYIKKTKLSNYKNIRRNGIIAINLREDDELIAVRATGGNDELIVVTSLGMAIRFNESDVREMGRNATGVIAVKLKEDDKVVAMDIVEEGKDLLVVSEFGFGKRTSLEEYRLQNRGGTGIKTYNVKEKTGKLVSAKVIDSKDEIIMISMSGIIIRLISEDISKMGRNTQGVTLMKIDSQKDRIVAVAKYVEED; the protein is encoded by the coding sequence ATGGACAGAGATAAGGAAAATATTATAGAAATAAATATAGAAGATGAAATGAGAAGCTCCTACCTAGATTATGCTATGTCCGTAATAGTCAGTAGAGCTCTTCCAGATGTTAGAGATGGTTTAAAGCCAGTCCATAGAAGGATACTCTATGCAATGAATGAACTGGGCATGACTCCAGATAAACCCTATAGAAAGTCAGCAAGAATAGTAGGGGATGTACTAGGTAAATACCATCCTCATGGAGATTCATCGGTATATTTTGCAATGGTAAGGCTTGCACAGGATTTTAATACTAGATATCCATTGGTAGATGGGCATGGAAACTTTGGATCTATAGATGGAGATAGTCCCGCAGCTATGCGTTATACAGAGGCTAGAATGACTAAGCTGGCCCTAGAGATGCTGAGGGATATTAATAAAGATACCATCGATTATAGACCAAATTTTGATGAAACTTTAAAGGAACCTACTGTACTACCTAGTAGATTTCCTAACCTGTTAGTAAATGGTTCGTCTGGAATAGCGGTAGGGATGGCAACTAATATTCCTCCTCACAATTTAAGCGAAATTATAGATGGAATTGTTATGCTAATAGATAACCCAGAAGCTGATGTTGAAGATTTAATGAAAGTAATTAAAGGGCCAGATTTCCCTACTGGAGCTGTAATAATGGGAAAAGATGGCATAAAAAATGCTTATAAGATGGGAAGAGGTAAGATTACCATAAGGGCTGTTGCAGAAATAGAGGAAGGCAATAGAGGAAGAGATAGGATAGTGGTAACTGAAATTCCATATCAGGTAAATAAAGCTAAACTAATAGAGAAGATAGCAGAACTGGTAAGGGATAAAAAAATTGAAGGAATTTCAGATTTAAGAGATGAATCGGATAGGGAAGGAATGCGAATAGTAATAGAATTAAAAAGGGATGCAAATCCCAATGTAGTCTTGAACAACCTATACAAGCAAACCCAGCTACAGACTACATTTGGTATAATTATGCTGGCCCTAGTGGATAATGAGCCTAAAATATTAAATTTAAAACAAGCCTTAAACTATTATTTAGACTACCAAAAAGAAATTATAATCAGAAGGACCAAATTTGATTTAAATAAGGCTGAGGAAAGGGCTCATATATTAGAAGGCTTGAAAATAGCATTAGACAATATAGATGAAATTATAGACATCATTAGAAGTTCAAAAGAAGATTCCACTGCTAAGGAAAGACTTATGCAGGCCTTTAGCTTATCTGAAAAACAAGCTCAGGCTATATTGGATATGAGGCTTAGAAGATTAACTGGATTAGAACGTGAAAAACTAGAGGAAGAATATGAATCTTTAATCAAGGAAATTAATAGGCTTAAAGAAATACTAGCAAATGAAAGGTTAATTTACGAGATTATAAAGGAAGAACTATTAAATATAAAGGATAATTATGGTGATGAAAGAAGGACTAGGATTGTACCTAAAGTAGATGAAATAGATATAGAGGATATGATTGAGGAGGAAGATGTAATAATTACATTAACACACCAAGGCTATATAAAAAGGATGCCAGAAGCTACTTATAAAATACAAAGACGAGGCGGAAAGGGTATAACTGGTATAACTACTAAAAATGAGGATTTTGTTGAAAATCTATTCATTACTTCAACCCATGATTCCATTTTATTCTTTACGAACAAGGGTAAGGTCTACTTATTGAAGGCCTATGAAATTCCTGAGGGTAAACGACAGGCTAGGGGTACAGCCATAGTAAACTTACTTAATATGGCTAAAAGTGAAACAATTTCAGCTGTTATACCCATAGAAAAATATAATCCAAATATAAATCTAGTCTTTGTAACTAAGAACGGATACATTAAGAAAACTAAGCTGTCCAATTATAAAAATATAAGAAGAAATGGAATTATTGCAATAAACCTAAGGGAAGACGATGAACTTATTGCAGTTAGGGCAACAGGCGGAAATGACGAGCTTATAGTAGTAACTTCTTTGGGAATGGCTATTAGATTTAATGAAAGTGATGTAAGAGAGATGGGAAGAAATGCTACTGGAGTAATTGCTGTTAAATTAAAGGAAGATGATAAAGTGGTAGCAATGGATATAGTAGAAGAAGGAAAAGATCTATTAGTAGTTAGTGAGTTTGGATTCGGAAAGAGAACTTCCCTAGAAGAATATAGATTGCAAAATAGAGGCGGAACTGGTATAAAAACTTATAATGTTAAAGAAAAAACTGGAAAGTTAGTATCTGCTAAGGTAATAGATTCAAAAGATGAAATAATTATGATTTCCATGTCTGGAATAATAATTAGGTTGATTTCTGAAGATATTTCAAAAATGGGCAGAAATACCCAAGGTGTTACTTTGATGAAAATAGATAGCCAAAAGGATAGAATTGTGGCAGTAGCCAAATATGTTGAAGAAGATTAA
- the gyrB gene encoding DNA topoisomerase (ATP-hydrolyzing) subunit B has protein sequence MVNENNGRIYTAEEIQVLTGLEPVRKRPGMYIGSTGERGLHQLVYEVVDNSVDEALAGVCDTIKVWIDKDNSITVEDNGSGIPVEIHPQTGKSTVETVLTILHAGGKFNNSAYKVSGGLHGVGVSVVNALSEWLIVKVKRNGKEYMQKFKRGVPVTELEIIGEADSTGTTISFKPDKEIFDVVEFDYKTLEFRFREMAFLNKGILIILEDRRTNTKNKFHYEGGIKSFVEYMNKNKNPIHKDIIYFEGEKDNTVVELSMQYTDSYSENIYTFANNINTQEGGTHLSGFRTALTRAINDYGRKYNYLKEKDENLQGEDVREGLTAILSVKLFEPQFEGQTKTKLGNNEVRGIVESLVYDYLTTYLEENPKSGKVILEKAINAARAREAARKAREISRKRSILDSITLPGKLADCQEDNVELTEVFIVEGDSAGGSAKQGRDRKYQAVLPLRGKIMNVEKARIDKMLESEEIKAMIAAFGTGIGNEFDVEKLRYGKIIIMTDADVDGSHIRTLLLTFFYRYMRKLLENGNIYIAQPPLYKVTKGKTEHYVYSDKELDELLEKIGRSNYTIQRYKGLGEMNPEQLWETTMDPEKRILLKVSIEDAMAADEIFTTLMGDRVRPRREFIRKNAKMVKNLDI, from the coding sequence ATGGTCAACGAAAATAATGGAAGAATATATACGGCTGAGGAAATTCAAGTGTTAACGGGATTAGAGCCAGTGAGAAAAAGGCCTGGAATGTATATAGGAAGTACGGGGGAGAGAGGATTACACCAGTTAGTATATGAGGTTGTAGACAACAGTGTTGATGAAGCATTAGCTGGAGTTTGTGATACCATCAAGGTATGGATAGATAAGGATAATTCCATAACAGTTGAGGATAATGGTTCAGGGATTCCTGTAGAAATTCATCCTCAAACTGGGAAGTCAACAGTTGAAACGGTTCTTACCATACTTCATGCTGGTGGTAAGTTCAATAACTCTGCATATAAAGTATCTGGAGGCTTGCATGGGGTAGGAGTTTCGGTAGTAAATGCCTTATCTGAGTGGTTAATAGTAAAGGTAAAAAGAAATGGAAAAGAATATATGCAGAAATTTAAAAGGGGTGTACCTGTAACTGAATTAGAAATAATAGGAGAAGCTGATAGTACAGGAACCACCATTAGCTTTAAACCCGATAAGGAAATATTTGATGTTGTAGAATTTGATTATAAAACTTTAGAATTTAGGTTCAGAGAAATGGCCTTTTTGAATAAAGGCATATTAATCATATTAGAAGATAGAAGAACTAACACCAAGAATAAATTCCACTATGAGGGTGGTATTAAATCCTTTGTTGAATACATGAATAAAAACAAAAATCCAATTCATAAAGATATAATCTATTTTGAGGGTGAGAAGGATAATACGGTGGTAGAATTATCCATGCAGTACACTGATTCTTATTCAGAAAATATATATACATTTGCTAATAATATAAATACCCAAGAAGGTGGAACTCATTTAAGCGGTTTTAGAACTGCTTTAACAAGGGCTATAAATGATTATGGTAGAAAGTATAATTATTTGAAAGAAAAGGATGAAAACCTGCAAGGTGAAGATGTAAGGGAAGGATTAACGGCAATACTGTCTGTTAAATTGTTTGAACCTCAATTTGAAGGACAAACTAAAACAAAGTTAGGAAATAATGAAGTTAGGGGAATTGTTGAATCATTAGTCTACGATTACCTTACAACGTATCTTGAAGAAAATCCTAAATCTGGTAAAGTCATATTAGAAAAGGCCATAAATGCTGCTAGAGCAAGGGAAGCTGCTAGGAAAGCTAGGGAAATTTCAAGGAAAAGGAGTATATTGGATAGCATTACTTTGCCAGGGAAATTAGCCGATTGCCAAGAAGATAATGTAGAATTAACAGAGGTTTTCATAGTGGAAGGGGATTCAGCTGGAGGAAGTGCTAAACAAGGAAGGGATAGAAAATATCAAGCAGTTCTTCCATTAAGAGGAAAGATTATGAATGTGGAAAAAGCAAGGATAGATAAAATGTTGGAATCAGAAGAAATCAAGGCAATGATTGCAGCTTTTGGAACTGGCATTGGTAATGAGTTTGATGTTGAAAAGTTGAGATATGGAAAGATCATAATCATGACGGACGCAGATGTGGATGGTTCTCATATTAGGACTTTGTTGCTGACATTCTTCTACAGGTATATGAGAAAGCTTTTAGAAAATGGCAACATCTATATTGCTCAACCGCCTTTGTATAAGGTTACAAAGGGAAAAACAGAACATTATGTTTATAGTGATAAAGAGTTAGATGAATTGCTTGAAAAAATAGGAAGAAGCAATTATACAATACAGAGGTATAAAGGTCTTGGAGAAATGAACCCAGAACAACTATGGGAAACTACAATGGACCCAGAAAAAAGGATATTATTAAAAGTTTCCATTGAGGATGCTATGGCTGCAGATGAAATATTTACAACTTTAATGGGAGATAGGGTAAGGCCCAGAAGGGAATTTATAAGAAAGAATGCAAAAATGGTTAAGAATTTGGATATATAG
- the recF gene encoding DNA replication/repair protein RecF (All proteins in this family for which functions are known are DNA-binding proteins that assist the filamentation of RecA onto DNA for the initiation of recombination or recombinational repair.) — protein MNIDSIRLINFRNYYDINLELNKNINIFVGKNAQGKTNLLEAIYLCGQGKSFRTNRDRDLININKNEAYIGAKIKLDGIERLVEIKLEKDRPKRIKINKIELKNIKELHSGLNVVVFSPDDLKLVKEGPAERRNFLDNILSQIKPVYKYNISKYYKILFQRNNLLKTNKYKPNYKNLLEIFDVQLIKIGKEIILSRAEFIEKFTPIVENYHRKLTTGKEELRLQYVSNVNFPDKDTIEKYFLEQLNENLERDFITGNTSVGPHRDDIQLQIDGLNARTFASQGQQRTIVLSIKLSEVEMIKREKGLYPILLLDDVFSELDEDRRKYLTHSFKEMQTIITTTHISDMDKIGETEKSLFYIEKGNITKVKE, from the coding sequence TTGAATATAGACAGCATTCGTCTAATAAATTTTAGGAATTATTACGATATAAATTTGGAATTAAATAAAAACATAAATATATTTGTAGGTAAAAATGCCCAGGGAAAAACGAATTTGCTAGAAGCCATCTATTTATGTGGCCAAGGTAAATCTTTTAGAACCAATAGGGATAGGGATTTGATTAACATCAATAAAAATGAAGCCTATATAGGTGCTAAAATAAAACTAGATGGTATAGAGAGATTAGTAGAGATTAAGCTAGAAAAAGACAGGCCTAAAAGGATTAAGATAAATAAGATTGAACTAAAAAATATTAAGGAATTGCATAGTGGTTTGAATGTGGTGGTTTTTTCTCCAGATGATTTAAAGCTAGTTAAGGAAGGTCCAGCAGAGCGGAGAAATTTTTTGGACAACATCCTTTCCCAAATAAAACCCGTTTATAAGTATAATATAAGCAAGTATTATAAGATATTGTTTCAAAGGAATAATTTGCTTAAGACCAATAAATATAAACCTAATTATAAAAATTTACTAGAGATTTTTGATGTCCAATTAATTAAAATTGGTAAAGAAATAATCCTTTCTAGAGCTGAATTTATTGAAAAATTTACACCAATTGTAGAGAATTATCATAGGAAATTGACTACTGGGAAAGAAGAACTTAGATTACAATATGTTTCCAATGTTAATTTTCCTGATAAAGATACAATTGAAAAATACTTTTTAGAACAGTTAAATGAAAATTTAGAAAGGGATTTTATTACTGGAAATACTTCAGTAGGCCCTCATAGAGATGATATTCAGCTTCAAATAGACGGTTTAAATGCTAGAACTTTTGCTTCGCAAGGTCAACAAAGGACTATTGTTTTGTCAATAAAACTATCGGAAGTGGAAATGATAAAAAGGGAGAAAGGTCTTTACCCTATTTTATTGCTAGATGATGTATTTTCAGAATTAGATGAGGATAGAAGAAAGTATTTAACCCATTCTTTTAAGGAAATGCAAACTATAATAACTACTACTCATATATCGGATATGGATAAGATTGGAGAAACCGAAAAATCCCTGTTCTATATAGAGAAGGGGAATATAACAAAGGTAAAGGAGTAG
- a CDS encoding RNA-binding S4 domain-containing protein — protein sequence MRKIEINTEFIKLDQLIKFAGITQTGGESKNIIKDGRVFVNGEIVKERGKKIKKGDIVEIDGIEKLIVV from the coding sequence ATGAGAAAAATTGAGATTAATACGGAATTCATAAAATTAGATCAATTGATTAAATTTGCTGGTATTACTCAAACAGGTGGAGAAAGTAAAAACATAATAAAAGATGGAAGGGTATTTGTTAACGGTGAAATTGTGAAGGAAAGAGGGAAAAAAATTAAGAAAGGGGATATTGTAGAAATAGACGGCATAGAAAAGTTAATTGTGGTATAA
- the dnaN gene encoding DNA polymerase III subunit beta, whose product MRIQVNQNTLANHINIVQKGISSRTTMQILDGILLNTINGKLKLTATDLEIRIESNIECNIMEEGAIVVNSRIFGDIIKKLPNSTINITVKDNNINIVCENSEFNILGSPAYEYPELPAIINQSSFNIPKDLLKSAIKQTVFATTQDETRPILTGVLLEISEGIASFVALDGYRLALRSIPINDNINTKIVIPGRVLNELNKILDDEDELTITTAPGHIIFNMGDTIVSSRLLEGQFLNYRDIIRKDHKTSIVVNRKELQDSLERASLLAKEEKANLVKLNIVDNKVIIKSNSEIGNVHEEINSVQNGDNINIAFNSKYIIDGIKAIDSEEIELHFVDRLNPCIMNPVGDENYIYLVLPVRLAQDDY is encoded by the coding sequence TTGAGAATACAAGTTAATCAAAATACATTAGCAAATCATATTAACATAGTTCAAAAAGGAATTTCGAGCAGGACTACCATGCAAATATTAGATGGAATTTTATTAAATACCATCAATGGAAAATTGAAATTAACTGCTACTGACTTAGAAATAAGAATAGAGAGCAATATTGAATGTAATATAATGGAAGAAGGAGCGATTGTTGTTAATTCAAGGATTTTTGGTGATATAATTAAAAAGCTGCCTAATTCAACTATCAACATTACAGTAAAAGATAACAACATTAACATAGTTTGCGAAAACTCAGAATTCAATATTCTAGGCAGTCCGGCTTATGAATATCCAGAACTACCTGCTATAATCAATCAAAGTTCATTTAATATACCCAAAGACTTATTAAAATCTGCAATAAAGCAAACAGTCTTTGCAACAACTCAAGATGAAACTAGACCGATTCTGACTGGAGTGTTATTAGAAATTTCTGAAGGTATAGCTTCATTTGTGGCATTGGATGGCTATAGATTAGCTTTAAGGAGCATACCTATAAATGATAATATTAATACTAAGATTGTAATACCTGGAAGAGTTTTAAATGAATTAAACAAAATACTTGATGATGAAGATGAATTAACCATAACTACTGCGCCAGGTCATATAATATTCAATATGGGAGATACAATAGTTTCATCCAGGTTATTAGAAGGCCAGTTCTTAAATTATAGGGATATTATCAGAAAGGATCATAAAACAAGTATAGTAGTAAATAGGAAGGAGCTTCAAGATAGCCTTGAAAGAGCCTCATTATTGGCCAAAGAAGAGAAAGCCAATTTAGTTAAATTAAATATAGTAGATAATAAAGTTATAATAAAATCTAACTCAGAGATAGGAAATGTTCATGAAGAAATAAATTCTGTACAAAATGGAGATAATATCAATATTGCTTTTAACTCTAAATACATAATCGATGGTATAAAGGCAATAGATTCTGAAGAAATAGAGCTTCATTTTGTGGATAGATTAAATCCATGTATAATGAATCCTGTTGGAGATGAAAACTATATCTATTTAGTATTGCCTGTAAGATTGGCACAAGATGATTATTAA